TGCGGCTTGTAAGCATATTGACGATAACAATAGTCACCAATAAAATGACTAACGTCACAATAATTTCTACAGTGCCCGCTTCACCAGATACAAGCCTTGAAAAAGTAACCATAGGTGTAAAGAATGGAATATATGAACTAACTATAGCTAATGTACTATTTGGATCAAATAATGATTTAAGACTAATAAAAAATGCTGCCATACCTAACATTGTAATTGGGAACGAAAGAGATTGTACATCCTCAATTTTTGACACAACAGCACCAACCGCTGCATATAGCATTGCGTATAGTAAGTAACCCGTAACAAAATACACAAAGAACATACTAATTACTATAGCATCCAATTTAGAAAAATCTAGTGTGAGTCCTATTAAAGATGCATTTTCTAAATCTACCCATCCTAATAAATTTGGTACAACAAAACCGAAAGAAGCAATAACAAGTAATAGTAAAGCACTAGAAACAATTGCTAAAATTTTGGCATGTAGCATTGTTAATGGTTTTACTTTCGGAAGCATTAACTCCATAACACGGGATGATTTTTCAGATGCTACAGTTGTTCCAATTGCAGCACCAAAGATAACAATAAACATATATAAAGCAAACGAGAAAACATAGCCAATCCCAAAGGAAGATGCGTGATCCTTTACCGCCTCTTGCTTTAACGGAATTTCCATCTGTAACTGCTTTGCTACTTCTGCAGATACGTTATTTTTTTCAATCATTACCGCTGTATACTGTTCCTTCAAATAACTCGCCATAAGTGTAGCAGTTGATTGACTTGGAAAACCACTATACATATACGTCACTTCTGGAATACCATTCTTTTCTGTAATACGGAATAAACCGTCTAAATCCCCATCTTCTACTTGCTTACGCAACTCATTAAACTTATCCTTATTTTCTACCGTTACTTTAGCAGACGGAAGTAACTTTGTTACATCACTTTCTTGCACTTTATACGTATCGCTTTCTGTTACTACAGCAAATTTATCTTTTCCTTTATCGTTATCAGCTGTGAAATGATTAAAAGCAAAAAGCCCAAACACAATTAAAAATAAAATCGCACTCGTAATTAATGATTTTTTAGATAAAAACGCTTCTCTAAAATAAAATGAAAATACATGTGAAAATTTACGCATCGTTATTTCGCCCTCTCTACAAAGATTTCGTTTAACGTCGGCTCTAACATTTTAAATTGTCGTAAAGTAACACCTTGCTCTTGCAATTGTTGTAAAATGTTGAGAGCTTCTGCATCATCTTGTACTTTTACATAAAGAAGGCCTTGTTGTTTTTCATACGATACATGTATAGCTTGTAACCCCTTCTCATTCTCTTCTGTATCTTCAATCGTTAAATTACGGAAACCATATTCTTTTTTTATATCACTTAACTGGCCTTTTACGACTGCTTCTCCTTTTTTCAAAATACATACATGTTGGCAAAAAGCTTCTACTTGTTCCATACGATGACTAGATAAAATAATTGTCTTTCCGCTCTGTACTTGTTCTTCAATAATGCTAGCTAACATCCCAGCGTTAACTGGATCCAGTCCGCTAAATGGCTCATCTAAAATGAGAAGTTCTGGATTATGAAGAAGAGCAGCAATTAATTGAATTTTTTGCTGGTTCCCTTTTGAAAGCTCTCCTGCTGTTTTAAATTTATATTCTGGTATCGCTAATCGATCTAACCAATGATCAATAGCAAGATCTACTTCTTTTTTCGCCATTCCTTCTAATCTACCAAAATATCGCAACTGGTCTATTACTCTACTTTTTGTATATAAACCTCTTTCTTCTGGTAAGTATCCTATCGTTACCCCACTAGTCCCAAATGTTTTTCCATCCCATGTAATAGAGCCTTCATTAGGCGTTAATAATCCGAGAAGCATTTTGATTGTCGTTGTTTTTCCTGCACCATTTCGTCCAAGTAATCCTAACACTTCACCTTTTGGTAATGAAATTTGCAAGCTGTTAACAGCTTTTGATTCCCCAAATTGTTTCGTTAAGTTTTGAATTTGTAAACTCAAAGTATAAAGCCTCCCCTTTAGTATCATTCATACTCTCTTTCAAAGACTATGTTTATTCAGGATAAAATATAGCACTACACTCCATCCTCTTATTATGTAGCATCTCTCTAATCCATCATTTGTTTCATTTAGTTAAAATTGCAAATAAAATCACATGATTTGTCAATTATAATTGTCATTTCGACAATTAAACTTGTCAAAACAATTCTCATCATTTTGTTCATCTTTCTAATATAGGACATACTACTATATATACAAAAGACAATATGCAAATGTTCATACAAAAAATATTATTTTTCGATATATAATATTAACTGATTTTCTAACATCAAGGAGGGTACATATGAAGATGAAGAGGGGCATTACCACTTTATTATCTGTAGCAGTTCTATCTACATCACTTGTAGCATGTTCAGGAACAACAGAGAAAACAGTGGCGAAAGAAGAGAAAGTAAAATTAACAGACCAGCAATTAATGGCTGATTTATGGTATCAAACAGCCGGTGAAATGAAAGCACTGTACTACCAAGGATACAATACCGGTCAATTGAAACTTGATGCAGCTCTTGCAAAAGGGACAGAGAAAAAACCTGCTATCGTACTTGATTTAGATGAAACTGTTTTAGATAATAGTCCTCATCAAGCAATGAGCGTAAAAACAGGCAAAGGCTATCCATATAAATGGGATGACTGGATTAATAAAGCTGAAGCTGAGGCCCTTCCAGGTTCAATTGATTTCTTAAAATATACAGAGTCTAAAGGAGTAGACATTTACTACATCTCAAATCGTAAAACGAACCAATTAGATGCAACAATTAAAAATCTTGAGCGTGTAGGCGCTCCTCAAGCAACGAAAGAACATATATTACTACAAGATCCGAAAGAAAAAGGAAAAGAAAAACGACGTGAACTCGTTTCTCAAACACATGATATCGTCTTATTCTTCGGTGATAACTTATCTGACTTCACTGGTTTTGATGGAAAGTCTGTAAAAGATCGCAATCAAGCAGTAACAGATTCAAAAGCACAATTTGGTGAGAAATTTATTATTTTCCCAAATCCGATGTATGGTGATTGGGAAGGCGCTTTATATGATTATAATTTCAAAAAATCAGATGCAGAAAAAGATAAAATCCGTCATGACAACTTAAAATCATTTGATGCAAAATAAAGAGGATGGCATTCGCCACCCTCTTTATTTTACTTTCTCTGTTAAAGGCAAGATAAACACTTCTACACGTCTATTTTTCGCCTTTCCTTCTTGTGTATCATTTGGAGCAATTGAACGGTATTCGCCGTAACCAATCGCACTAAATTTTTCTGGTTGTAATTCTTTATTTTGGAGCAATACTTGCATAAAATTAACTGCCCGCTGCGTACTTAATTCCCAATTCGATGCAAACTGTGCGTTGGCAATAGGGACATTATCCGTATGACCAGATACTGTGATTTCACGAGGTGACGCTGAAACAAGTAAGCTAGACATTTCTTTCGCAATACCTAGTGATTCTAATTTCACGTCGGCTTTCCCAGAATCAAATAGTACATTTTCTAATATCGTTACCATTAATCCCTTTTCAGTTAATTTAGTTTGAAAAGAAGAGGATAATTGCTTTTCATTAATATATTGATCAATCTTTTTTTGTAATGCTTTCAATTCATCCATTTCTTTTTTTCTTTTTCTCTAGCTTCTTCTTGTTTTTTTGCTTGTTCTGTCTCAAGGCTACTTGCTGATAATTCCTTTTCATCATTTGGCTTCTGATCACTTAAAAACTCTTTATTTCCTGTTCCACCTGCTAGTTCGCTTCGGAACGCTACTGCCATCTGTTTAAACTTCGCTGCATCTATACTACTCATTGCGAATAAAACGATAAACAGTGCAAATAACAACGTTAACATGTCAGAATATGGAATTAACCACGTTTCATCAATATGTTCCTCATGTTTTTTCTTTTTGCCTCTTCTATTTTTCTTACTCCGCATTTTTTTCTGCTCCTTTTTCTAGCTTTTTACGCTCAGTCGCAGATAGTGAACCTAAAATGCGGTTCTTCATAATAAACGGATATGTACCTTCTTGTAACATTAATAAACAATCAATGATTAAACGCTTTTTTTCGATTTCAGCTGCAGATTTTTGTTTTAACTTATTAGCAAATGGATGCCATAATACATAACCTGAAAAAATACCAAAAATCGTCGCAATAAACGCACCTGAAATAGCATGTCCTAACTTTTCAATATCAGTTAAATTACCAAGTGCAGCTACAAGACCGATAACAGCACCTAAAACCCCTAGTGTTGGTGCATATGTACCAGCTTGAGAAAAAATTGCAGCTCCCTTTGCATGCCTTTCTTCAATTGCTTCTAATTCAGCTTCTAAAATCTGTTCTAAATCTTCTGCAGATACGCCATCAATTACAAATTTCATACCACGTAAAAGAAATTCATCTTGAATTTTGTCTAATTGTTGCTCTAAAGACAAAATACCGTATTTTCTACTTTCTGATGTCCAATGAACAAATAATTCTAGCAACTGTTCATAACTTAAATCCTTTTTATTTGAACCAAAAAGAACTTTAAATAATTTTGGAACTCTTTTTAGTTGATTCATCGGAAAGGCTATACATACTGCAGCTAATGTACCGATAAAAATAATTAATGCCGCGGCAGGATTCAATAAGGATGTTACGTCAGCGCCCTTGACAACCATCCCTACTACCACTGCTACAAATCCTAAAATAAGTCCAATAATTGTTGCAAAATCCATTCCCATTCACTCCTAGTCTATACAAGAAGTTCCTTATTCTCGATAATCGCTACATCTTCTTATGTATATATATTACATAAAAAATTCATTTCATGAAAGATAAGAAATGAATTAAATGAAAAAATACTACAATTTCACACATTTTCTGACATTTTCTTTGCATTTCTATTACGTTACGACTCTTATATTTCTTTTTCAACAAACTAGACTTATAATAAAAACAATACATATTCTATTAAGAAAGGATTGTGATTACAAGGCATCATGAAAAAAATAATTATTATTTCTGCCGCTACTATTGTAATCGGTATCACATCTTTCGCTTATTTCGGTTCCAAATCACCACTACAAAACGAGGCGAGAGCTGTCGAAAGTCAACAACATAGTAATCACCAAAAAGAAGAGATTCCTGCTTTTCCAAAAGCTGATCATAACGCCAAGAAGCTAGACAATGATTTTTCCGTTGTAACAAATCCAGATTCTAACCTTGTATTAGTTAATAAACATCGAAAACTACCAGATGGATACACACCTGAAGACTTAACAAGACCAAATGTACCATTTACTAGTCCGAAAGATAAAGAAAAAACATTGCTACGCAAAGATGCTGCAGATGCGCTTGAAAATATGTTTGAAGCAGCAAAGAAAGAAGGACTTGAACTTACAGCTGTATCTGGTTATCGTTCATACAAACGCCAAAAATCATTACATGATACATACGTTAGACGTCAAGGAAAAGCCGAGGCAGATTCAGTAAGCGCTATTCCTGGTACGAGTGAACATCAAACTGGTTTAGCAATGGATATTAGTTCAAAATCTGCTAAATTCCAATTAGAGCCTATTTTTGGAGAGACAGCCGAAGGTAAATGGGTTGCAAAACATGCTCATGAATTTGGCTTTGTCATTCGTTATTTAGAAGATAAAACAGAAACAACCGAATATTCATATGAACCGTGGCATTTGCGCTACGTTGGAAATCCATACGCTACATACATATATAAACATCATTTAACATTAGAAGAAGCGATGGAAGACAAAAAATAAGAGAGCGTTTTGCTCTCTTATTTTTCTTTCACTCTATTATTGTAGTAATTTTTTCTTCCACTCTTCAGGCCACGGTTCGCCTCTTCCCGTTTTTTTCGATGCTTGAACCATCATTCCACGACCAACTAAGCAAACTTCTCCTTCTGCATTCTTCACCATATAATGCAAATCTAATGAAGAATTCCCAACTGATCCCGCCTTTACATACACCTTCAACTGTTCATCAAAATATATTTGCTTAATAAAATTACATTGTAAATCCGCAACAACAATCATCGTTTCTGAAGATTCATGCGTCCATTCTTGCATAAATCCAAGTTCTTTAAACAATGCGATACGTGCTTCTTCAAAATAGGTAAAGGCAACGACATTATTTACATGTCCAAACATATCTACTTCACCAAAACGAACCTTTACAGAGTTGTAAAACGAAAAACCACTTTCCCATTGCTCAAAGTCTTCAATATAAGAAATCCTCTTCATTGTTCCCTCTCCTTTTCACCTTCGAATAAAAAGAATAAACAGAATAAACAGAAAAATAAAGTTATAAATATTGCCTCTTCGATATGAAGAGGCAATATTTATTAATAGTTATTGTCGCTACCAAAGAAATCTTTGAACGATTGAATTGTTGTATCACGGTTTAACGCCGCAATTGAAGTTGTTAATGGAATACCCTTTGGACATGATTGCACACAGTTTTGAGAGTTACCACAGTTTGCAAGTCCTCCATCACCCATAATTGCACGTAAGCGATCTGCTTTATGCATTTCACCCGTTGGATGTGAGTTGAATAAACGAGCTTGTGATAACGGTGCTGGTCCAATAAAGTCAGATTTACTATTTACGTTTGGACATGATTCTAAGCAAACACCACATGTCATACATTTTGAAAGCTCATAAGCCCATTGACGTTTCTTCTCTGGCATTCTTGGCCCTGGTCCTAAGTCATACGTACCATCAATTGGAATCCAAGCTTTAACACGTTTTAGAGCATTAAACATGCGACTACGGTCAACTTGTAAGTCACGAACAACCGGGAATGTCTTCATCGGTTTTAAGCGAATTGGTTGCTCTAATTGATCGATAAGTGCTGTACATGATTGACGTGGTTTTCCGTTAATCACCATCGAACATGCACCACACACTTCCTCTAAACAGTTCATATCCCACGCAATCGGAGTCGTTTGGTTTCCTTTTGAATCAACAGGATTACGGCGAATTTCCATAAGCGCCGAAATAATATTCATATTCGGACGATAAGGAATTTCAAACTCTTGATCAAACGCTTGCGCGTCTGGTCCGTCTTGTCTCGTAATGATGAGGCGGATTGTTTTCTCAGACATGTTGTTTATCCCCCTTCTCTTCACCCTTAGCAGCTACATCGTGTTTTGAAGAATAATCACGTTTACGTGGTTTAATTAATGAAATATCCACATCTTCATAATGGAATGCTGGTGCATTTCCTTCTCCTTCAAATTTTGCCATCGTAGTTTTTAAGAAGTTTGCATCATCACGATTTGGGAATTCAGGTTTGTAATGCGCCCCACGGCTCTCATTACGGTTATATGCACCAATTGTAATAACACGTGCTAGCTCAAACATATTTGCAAGTTGGCGTGTAAATGAAGCACCTTGGTTACTCCATCTTGCTGTATCGTTAATGTTAATACGTTTATAACGAGCCATTAACTCTTCAATTTTTGCATCTGTTTCTAATAATTTTTTATTTTCACGAACTACTGTAACGTTATCTGTCATCCATTCTCCAAGCTCTTTATGAAGAACATACGCATTTTCGTTACCATCGAGCGTTAAAATATTGTTAAATTTCTCTGTTTCGATTAATTCATTTTGTTCATACACAGTAGATGAAACAGCATCTGATGATTTAGAAAGACCTTTCATATATTCAATTGCATTCGGTCCTGCTACCATACCACCGTAAATTGCTGATAATAGTGAGTTCGCACCAAGACGGTTACCACCGTGCATAGAATAATCACACTCACCTGCTGCAAATAAACCTGGAATATTTGTCATCTGTTTATAATCAACCCATAGTCCGCCCATTGAATAGTGAACAGCTGGGAAGATTTTCATTGGTAGTTTACGAGGATCATCACCTGTAAATTTCTCATAGATTTCAATAATTCCACCAAGTTTAATATCTAGTTCTTTCGGATCTTTATGAGAAAGATCTAAGTAAACCATATTTTCACCGTTAATACCTAGTTTTTGCTCTACGCAAACATCAAAGATTTCACGCGTTGCGATATCACGAGGTACAAGATTTCCGTAAGCCGGATATTTTTCTTCTAAGAAGTACCATGGTTTACCATCTTTATATGTCCAAACACGTCCACCTTCACCACGTGCAGATTCACTCATAAGACGTAATTTATCGTCTCCAGGAATTGCCGTTGGGTGAATTTGAATGAACTCACCGTTTGCATAATATGCGCCTTGTTGATATACAGCAGAAGCTGCTGTACCTGTATTAATAATAGAGTTAGTTGATTTTCCGAAGATGATACCAGGGCCCCCTGTTGCCATAATCACGGCATCAGCTCCGAAACTTTTAATCTCCATTGTTTGTAAGTCTTGTGCAACGATTCCTCGGCACACACCTTCGTCATCAACAACAGCTCGTAAGAAATCCCAACCTTCATATTTCGTTACAAGTCCTGCTACTTCATGACGACGTACTTGCTCATCTAATGCGTATAGTAATTGCTGTCCAGTTGTTGCACCAGCAAATGCTGTACGGTGATGTTGCGTTCCACCAAAACGACGGAAATCAAGAAGTCCTTCTTCCGTACGGTTGAACATAACACCCATACGGTCCATTAAATGAATGATACCAGGTGCTGCTTCACACATTGCTTTAACTGGTGGTTGGTTCGCTAAGAAGTCCCCACCATAAATTGTATCGTCAAAGTGGATCCATGGAGAATCCCCTTCACCTTTCGTATTCACGGCACCGTTAATTCCACCTTGGGCACATACAGAATGCGAACGTTTTACTGGTACTAAAGAGAACAGTTCAACATTTACTCCTGCTTCCGCCGCTTTAATCGTTGCCATTAAGCCAGCCAAGCCACCGCCGACTACTATAAGTTTCCCTTTCATGCTCTCCCACTCCTTACTGGTTTGCTAGCTGTGGATCGATGAACGCTAATAATGCACTCACACCTACATAAGATAGACCTAAGAAAATAGCTAATGTTACATAAGTAGAGATTCTTTGTGAACGTGGTGATACTGTAATTCCCCAGCTAATGCAGAATGTCCATAGTCCATTTGCAAAGTGGAAAATTGTTGAAACAACACCAACTAAGTAGAATGCGAACATAGCTGGATTGTTTAAAATATCAGCCATCATATCATAGTTTACCTCTTTACCTAACATTGCTTGAATACGAGTTTCCCAGACGTGCCAAGCAATGAAAATCAGCGTAACGATACCTGAAATTCTTTGGAAGACGAACATCCAATTACGGAAATAACCGTAAGAAACCGCATTGTTCTTAGCTGTAAATGCAATATATAAGCCATATATAGCATGGTACAGTATTGGTAAAAAGATAATGAAAATTTCTAGCGCATACCGGAATGGAAGGAGCTCCATAAAGCCTGCAGCTTTGTTAAAAGCCTCTGCTCCTCGTGTTGCAAAGTTGTTTACAATTAAATGTTGCGTCAAAAAGACACCAACCGGGAT
This genomic window from Bacillus anthracis str. Vollum contains:
- a CDS encoding ABC transporter permease; translation: MRKFSHVFSFYFREAFLSKKSLITSAILFLIVFGLFAFNHFTADNDKGKDKFAVVTESDTYKVQESDVTKLLPSAKVTVENKDKFNELRKQVEDGDLDGLFRITEKNGIPEVTYMYSGFPSQSTATLMASYLKEQYTAVMIEKNNVSAEVAKQLQMEIPLKQEAVKDHASSFGIGYVFSFALYMFIVIFGAAIGTTVASEKSSRVMELMLPKVKPLTMLHAKILAIVSSALLLLVIASFGFVVPNLLGWVDLENASLIGLTLDFSKLDAIVISMFFVYFVTGYLLYAMLYAAVGAVVSKIEDVQSLSFPITMLGMAAFFISLKSLFDPNSTLAIVSSYIPFFTPMVTFSRLVSGEAGTVEIIVTLVILLVTIVIVNMLTSRIYVNGVMNYSDKVKFKDLAKFIKRQ
- a CDS encoding ABC transporter ATP-binding protein; this encodes MSLQIQNLTKQFGESKAVNSLQISLPKGEVLGLLGRNGAGKTTTIKMLLGLLTPNEGSITWDGKTFGTSGVTIGYLPEERGLYTKSRVIDQLRYFGRLEGMAKKEVDLAIDHWLDRLAIPEYKFKTAGELSKGNQQKIQLIAALLHNPELLILDEPFSGLDPVNAGMLASIIEEQVQSGKTIILSSHRMEQVEAFCQHVCILKKGEAVVKGQLSDIKKEYGFRNLTIEDTEENEKGLQAIHVSYEKQQGLLYVKVQDDAEALNILQQLQEQGVTLRQFKMLEPTLNEIFVERAK
- a CDS encoding 5'-nucleotidase, lipoprotein e(P4) family, with the protein product MKMKRGITTLLSVAVLSTSLVACSGTTEKTVAKEEKVKLTDQQLMADLWYQTAGEMKALYYQGYNTGQLKLDAALAKGTEKKPAIVLDLDETVLDNSPHQAMSVKTGKGYPYKWDDWINKAEAEALPGSIDFLKYTESKGVDIYYISNRKTNQLDATIKNLERVGAPQATKEHILLQDPKEKGKEKRRELVSQTHDIVLFFGDNLSDFTGFDGKSVKDRNQAVTDSKAQFGEKFIIFPNPMYGDWEGALYDYNFKKSDAEKDKIRHDNLKSFDAK
- the motA gene encoding flagellar motor stator protein MotA, translating into MDFATIIGLILGFVAVVVGMVVKGADVTSLLNPAAALIIFIGTLAAVCIAFPMNQLKRVPKLFKVLFGSNKKDLSYEQLLELFVHWTSESRKYGILSLEQQLDKIQDEFLLRGMKFVIDGVSAEDLEQILEAELEAIEERHAKGAAIFSQAGTYAPTLGVLGAVIGLVAALGNLTDIEKLGHAISGAFIATIFGIFSGYVLWHPFANKLKQKSAAEIEKKRLIIDCLLMLQEGTYPFIMKNRILGSLSATERKKLEKGAEKNAE
- a CDS encoding M15 family metallopeptidase is translated as MKKIIIISAATIVIGITSFAYFGSKSPLQNEARAVESQQHSNHQKEEIPAFPKADHNAKKLDNDFSVVTNPDSNLVLVNKHRKLPDGYTPEDLTRPNVPFTSPKDKEKTLLRKDAADALENMFEAAKKEGLELTAVSGYRSYKRQKSLHDTYVRRQGKAEADSVSAIPGTSEHQTGLAMDISSKSAKFQLEPIFGETAEGKWVAKHAHEFGFVIRYLEDKTETTEYSYEPWHLRYVGNPYATYIYKHHLTLEEAMEDKK
- a CDS encoding acyl-CoA thioesterase; the encoded protein is MKRISYIEDFEQWESGFSFYNSVKVRFGEVDMFGHVNNVVAFTYFEEARIALFKELGFMQEWTHESSETMIVVADLQCNFIKQIYFDEQLKVYVKAGSVGNSSLDLHYMVKNAEGEVCLVGRGMMVQASKKTGRGEPWPEEWKKKLLQ
- the sdhB gene encoding succinate dehydrogenase iron-sulfur subunit encodes the protein MSEKTIRLIITRQDGPDAQAFDQEFEIPYRPNMNIISALMEIRRNPVDSKGNQTTPIAWDMNCLEEVCGACSMVINGKPRQSCTALIDQLEQPIRLKPMKTFPVVRDLQVDRSRMFNALKRVKAWIPIDGTYDLGPGPRMPEKKRQWAYELSKCMTCGVCLESCPNVNSKSDFIGPAPLSQARLFNSHPTGEMHKADRLRAIMGDGGLANCGNSQNCVQSCPKGIPLTTSIAALNRDTTIQSFKDFFGSDNNY
- the sdhA gene encoding succinate dehydrogenase flavoprotein subunit, coding for MKGKLIVVGGGLAGLMATIKAAEAGVNVELFSLVPVKRSHSVCAQGGINGAVNTKGEGDSPWIHFDDTIYGGDFLANQPPVKAMCEAAPGIIHLMDRMGVMFNRTEEGLLDFRRFGGTQHHRTAFAGATTGQQLLYALDEQVRRHEVAGLVTKYEGWDFLRAVVDDEGVCRGIVAQDLQTMEIKSFGADAVIMATGGPGIIFGKSTNSIINTGTAASAVYQQGAYYANGEFIQIHPTAIPGDDKLRLMSESARGEGGRVWTYKDGKPWYFLEEKYPAYGNLVPRDIATREIFDVCVEQKLGINGENMVYLDLSHKDPKELDIKLGGIIEIYEKFTGDDPRKLPMKIFPAVHYSMGGLWVDYKQMTNIPGLFAAGECDYSMHGGNRLGANSLLSAIYGGMVAGPNAIEYMKGLSKSSDAVSSTVYEQNELIETEKFNNILTLDGNENAYVLHKELGEWMTDNVTVVRENKKLLETDAKIEELMARYKRININDTARWSNQGASFTRQLANMFELARVITIGAYNRNESRGAHYKPEFPNRDDANFLKTTMAKFEGEGNAPAFHYEDVDISLIKPRKRDYSSKHDVAAKGEEKGDKQHV
- the sdhC gene encoding succinate dehydrogenase cytochrome B558 is translated as MKGREYTFRKWHSLMGVIPVGVFLTQHLIVNNFATRGAEAFNKAAGFMELLPFRYALEIFIIFLPILYHAIYGLYIAFTAKNNAVSYGYFRNWMFVFQRISGIVTLIFIAWHVWETRIQAMLGKEVNYDMMADILNNPAMFAFYLVGVVSTIFHFANGLWTFCISWGITVSPRSQRISTYVTLAIFLGLSYVGVSALLAFIDPQLANQ